From the genome of Nicotiana sylvestris chromosome 1, ASM39365v2, whole genome shotgun sequence:
TGTGTAATAAGGAGAACAATATTGTTCAGAAGACTCATCCCTGTGTCTTAAAGCAGCCAAAGCATGTGGACAAGGAAGTTCATCAAGCTGGAATTGCCCACAAATACATCTCTTATTTTTCAAGACAAACAATATAGCGCCTCACATCATCTAGTACTGTATGGATGTAGtctgttgaagccctcacctacgattacatacaaacaaaaaaaacaattCATATACGGTTAAACTCAAactatctacaaaatatctacattGTCCTGTATAAATTAATTTGATTCAATAAATGATCAGATCTTACTCTAAGCTTGTGCGACAATGTTCTATTGTCATCCAACTCTTTGTTGAATTTGAACCTAAGGTATGTGATTGTACCTTTTGCTTTCAATAACTTTTCCTTCGACCAACGTTCAAGAAAGGTCCTATATACTCTAATAGTTCTACTATCGGCAACTCTCTTACATATTTTGTTACAGCATTCAACGACTCTGCAATGTTTGATGTCATAGTCCAAGTTCTGTTCAGCTTAGCATGTACTCGAGaccatctatgatagccaatatTGTATAAGTATGCTTTAACACGGGGGTCAatctcttcaatctttgacatcctttcattaaattcatcaagCGTGTATGATCGTGTCGTAGCAAAGTACAATTCACTTAACTTTAGATGTCCCTTCTTGAACTTTGCTCATATATTTGTCCAAATATACCACATGCAAGAATAATGTGGCATGCCGGAAACAATAGATGTTGCCTTCAAGATACTCTCATTCTGATTCGAAACAGCACACATATTTGGTCTTTCACTATATGCATGTTTGAATTGCTCAAAAAACCACTTCCATGATGCGTCATTTTCTTAATCAACAACAGGATATGCCAATGGTAATATGGTACCTACATTATGTGGCAAAAAGCAATTAATTGGTTGCAGAAAAAATGCAGAAGAAGACATATACATACAAACTACAACTtttctacaatatatctacaacaTATCTACAAGTACTACAAAAAACATACAAGCTACAATATTTCTACAATAAAACTTCAATATCTGCTGCATCCATTGTACTGGTTGTTAGCATTATTCCCCTGTATCCTGACTTTAAGAAGGTCTCATCAACTACTACAACTGGCCTGCAATATTCCCAACCACTGATTGACGTACAAATCGCAACAAATACATACAAGAAGCAGTCATCGTCTGCCTTCTTCAATTTAACTACAGACCCCGGATAAGTCTTCTCTAGAATATACAAATAACTAGGAAATTTGTTGTAGGAGTCAGCAAGATGacctctcaaaaactgtaaagccttttcctttgctctccaagCTTGCATGTAGGTTAGATTCACGTCGTGTTCAGACAACATGTCAAATTATATGTCTTTCGGTGTGTAAATTGTCTTAGGATCATAATATTTTGGAATAACCATGCTACCAACTACCATGGCAGTAGGTTTGCGTTGTATGAATGTATTGTCCATTAAAGAGCATGTGTGTTGGCTGTTGAAATTTCTGACcttgaacattgcagaatcatttATGCTAGTTGCCTTGAAGTGCCATGTACAGTTTTCACCAACACATATCAGCCAGTagctacaaaataaatacaatttAAACACTGGTTTAAAATGtagatttaaaaagaaaaaagatcgtTTTAGCTTAAACGATCAcattatacaatttatatacaatataaCTACAATTCATTTACAATACTGATAAACATTATCACAAGAAAAAACTGAAGAagtaataaattataaataaactacaaaattaaaaaaataatgatcTTTGACCATTCATATGTTCATACCTTCTAGCACTAGATCTTTTAACCCTGAATTAGAACTTGTGCATGACAGAATAGTGCTTCATTGCAGTTGCAATTGTTTGCTTATCTTGGTATACTTATCCTACTTCAATAAAACTTGGTGTACTATCTGTAattattatactttcatattcctctataacgggagatgttggcatatcaagtaactttagtgttccaAACAAACCTGCacgaaaataaagataaatactGTTATTAacagtttgtagaaattttgtagataatttgtataaacattgaaattctgtaattcatattaattttcaaatgatatgtagttttattgtagaataaaTGTAAAAATTTTGTAGATATTATAAAAATCCATACTGATATATATATTTACTCTGACATGTAGTTTATTTGTGGATAAAATATAGATAAAGTGTAGGATATTAACATACAATAGAATTTGATAGAAAAAATAACAGCACAAACCTGCAGTTGTGTTCTCATTGGTATactcaattccatattgaaatcgcGAACAGTTATACATAGCGGATATGATCCtaagtttttgttttcctttttcgtcTCCATGTATACACGAACACCCATATCGTTCCTAATTTCCATTGGAGGACAATGCTCGTtgacaatgtatttgatttctataattttttcgaATGTATCGATCATTAATTGTTGTGCTATTGTAAAAATCAATAGACTATAACTCGCATCCTCATCGACTACAATGCCATCGACCTGAAATTCTCTAAATCTCTCATagctatcccaattcccattcagttGTAGCATAATTGAAATTTTGGATATAATTGCGTTTTTgcagaagaattgtagaagatttagtcCTTTTTGATTTGTAAAATTAGAAAAAAGGATGAAACACAATGTATCACAAAACCAGAGTGGCTAAATTTGAAACGAAACAAACGATAATTATTAATGTGTGTGATTTGCATTGTAGaagatctggaagaatatttaattcctcaattttagcgcgcctaaataaggaagcctacagctacaatgattccttatttaatgaattgtctatattttgtagaaatactattagcatgacggataatatgcaaactatgaacatatttggtaatattcAAGGCCTATGTGTGAGCTAAGCTTTCTAGAAAATCCAATAACATAATTAAAGACTTCAATCTCTGAAAAAAATTCCTAAGGCAAGCGAAAACCACCCAACAAGCAACCTTCAATACATGCCTTCATCTGCAACAGAGGTTGCTTAGCATTATTTCATAAGCATTCGAACGGCAATAAGAAGTAATCAATACTGCTGCatcaaataaaagaagaaaagaaactgCAAGTAGGACCGTACCATTATTATCTTCATTCATATTGTAgtcgtcttcatcatcatcataatcATAAAGATTCTGTACCAATGTTCAACAGTTTCAAAATACTTAAGCTTTGTGTAGATATACACTTTTCTATTAAAGAATGACGCTTAATGATGTTGATCTAGGTAGGCAAACAATTGACAAGCAATGCAAGTATAGTTCATACTAGAGGAACATAAAGCATTCTGATTCAAGTTCCTTAAACATGGATGTCCATTTGCGGAAGCAGAATGTTTACCAACATTACCTGGTTGTAATCTCCGTCGTCACTaaattcttcttcttcctcttcaattTTCTCCTCTTGTTCGTCCTCCTCGTCTTCACCGTCTTTTTTCTTCTCCTCATCGCCCTAAGAATTTGCAGTGAGTTGAAACGTAACAATCAAAAGATAAGAAAGCATTGCAGTAGACGAGTAACCTTCTTGCTAAAACACTTCAAAAGAAACATTTCCTGTAAAGGTAGAGGTTAACCTCAAGCTTCTTATCAAGCTTCTCAAGAAGATCCAATTTTTGCATGTCTGTCACCAAAAAACAATTTCATGAGCTCGATAAATTGCAACAAATGAAAGTCAAAAGAGAGAAAAGCATCTGCATTTCTGTTCAATGTGATGTCAGCTCTTAGCCTCTTATACATCTTCTCTTTGATAGGTAACTTTAGTCCAAATTCAACGAACTCACATGACTTACAAGATCACTGAGAACCCTAGCATACCACACAGGCACATACCCACTTAAATGAAATATATCCAAGTGGAGAATAGCTTTCTCTTTGTGTGTATGGAAGAAGGGTCACATAAACAGCTAATGTTCTGCAACCGTTTAACAAACTTGTGAACGTACAGTGAAAAGTATTAGACTCCAGGAATATGTCTATTGACAAATTGAAGTTCAAAAGAAGTTGGGCCTGATCTCTTGCCCCAGCAATAAGATAACTTTGTTCAGTGCTCATAAATAGAGCGAGCTCACCATATCATGAACTGCTTGGGATGTGTAGAACCAATGCTATCTCACTTTAAGAGAATTTTAAGTCGAGAAGATacaaaataaagttaaagaaCCAAAGGGCTGATCAGTAGTGGAACTCTTTAAATACTAAGCTGGGCtgttatgaaaattgataaaggcACGCTGATGTATATCACATAAGCTAACCGAGGTTCCAAACCCAGCGTGTGCTAACGAAGAACATTATGTACAAAGTCAATCTCTGCCAGGCATAGTGCTACTGATACTTTGCTAGAGGTTCTGATCCAGGTTAGTGTTCAAAGGGCTTTGCTATAAATCAGTAGTTCTATTACCGAAGTGGAAATATTTTATGCATGGTATGTTCAGGGAACATGATATGCAACTCAGGACTTCAGAAGATGTATAAAATGTCCATATGTGAAATAGAAAGGAAAATCTACAGGTTCTAGATTACTATTGGATAaaaaagaacaaagaacaaaaacATACACTCcaaaaataccatagcaacattACGAGGCCTTATCAAAGACTTTAAGTCAAACTTAGTTTGACCACGGGGTGTATATGTGCTTTTGTGCACAAAGGTAAATTTCTCAATAATTGTCCTCGGGTATACTATCAAATCCATTCTCATGAAGCAATGGAATAATGAGATCCAACTCCAAGTTATGCACCTAATTTTTATGCACAGGAGGTGAGAGACATAATATTAGGTGCACAAGGTGGACAAACCAATTTATTTTACGTCAGAAAGTTTGCAGAGAACAAAGACAAAACAGCAAGAAAGAAAGATAAAATTATGGAACTTTACCTGACTCTGGGTTCCAGCGCACTCTTTTCGCAGCACGATTCTCCTCCCTTCCACCTGCAATATTTATCATCATAAAGCATCTAACTAAGCAAATGAATTAGGTTGAAGAGATCTGACTAAGCAGCATGCCCAAAGAATTTAGCAGGAATTAAGGAGGACAAAACCTTTAGCTAGTTCTGCAGGAACATAGGCTGGATCCATCCTTATGAAGTGCGACAATGGTGGCTTTGACTTGCCCCTCTCTGACTTCCTATCTGAGAATCTTTCTATATCCATGCCTTTTGTTTCTAGAAACATAGTGTGTGATGTGCAGAAGATCAGAAATCTGAAACTCGCAGCGATTCATATAAAGTGCCACGTAAAAAAAGAAGTAATCAAAATTCTGAACGCCAGATATAAAATAACAagacattaaatatcaaatagtGCAGAAGGGTATGCGAAGTATAGAAAATTGGGAATCTGAAACTACACCGTATGGACATCAAATCGGAGCATCAAATAATCCATAGTCACAACAAATTAATTGTCAGATGGTGCAGAAGGAGAAAGATTAATTTTCAAATAATGCAGCAATTCTTCTAacagaaaatgttttccaaaCTGTACTTGAACTGAACCACATGAACCTCAAGCTTTTTTACTTTAAGAATTATGTAGCTGTTCTAATTTGCATTGTGGACCTTCATGTATTCTCACGAGGAAAATAATAAAAGCAGAATCttctaaaagaaaacaaaatcctATGAAAAATTTGTCCATGATTACTCCTTGAAACGACAATCAGATAGTATTGCAGCATGCACAAAATACGAACGACTACAGGTAATAATGCTAACTTCATCCACCGACTGTGGACTATCTGGTGCCCCACAGTTTAGTTAGCTCTTGAATAATGAATAGACCACTGCGGACTATCTGCTTGCCCTCTAGTGTGCCAACAAAGGGCGCTTTTGCCGTTTGGACTGCCTAATGCCTGGACAATGCGCCAATCAAATATAAATGTGTAGTGCTGGACTATCTGATGCCTGCAGAATGTGTCAAGCAGATATAAGAGTGTCACTATAAACTTTCTGGATATTGGCATAGTGCGCCAAGCTGGGATAAAGAGCTTTTGACATTGTGAACTCTCTGGTGCCTGCACAACTTGCCAAGCAAATATAAGTTGTGATGCCAAAGATTGTCTGGTGCCACATTGTGCACCAAGCATAGATACAGGTTGCCTAAGTTTCAGGAATGTTGTATGAGGTGCATGATTTGTAAagtaatttttatgatttgtaaTTATGACGTTTTATGCCTTGTTTGCGCTAGGTTGACCAATGTTAAAGGCATATTATGTTTCAAAGAAACTACAacacaacatacccagtatattCTCACAAGTGGAGTTacggagggtagtatgtacgcaatccttacccctaccttgaaaCTCTTTTCATAATTTTTTACACATTTATGACTTTAGAACTAATGTCTCCATATGAAACATTCAAGTTTTCTAAAGTTATGACCTTTCATACAAATGCATGTTTTCTCTTAAGACTTGTCCCAACTTTTAGAGGCAGGTCTATCAGATTTGCTGAGTATACTCCGTCCATCTACTTTCAGGTCTTAAGATTCCGTCGACATCTCCATTTACGAGGCTTGAGCACCACTAGATAAAACTTTTGCGGTGAGCCCCACACTAGATTGGTGGTGGCTTCCTTTGATATTTCTACCTTTACTTATTGATGGGCTACATCCAGTTTCGGTTTATGTATAACGTTATTCATTAGACGCTCCATACTTTACTGTGGATTGATGTGTAAGTACTTGGGACCGTAAATAGATTGTATCTCTCGTCAAGGCTTAATTCAAATATGTGATGTTTTCGCTTCGATGGGAAGTTATGCTTCATTTATCTGACGCATGACAATGTGGGATCGCTTGGAACCCCAATGTATgctttatgggtagttgatacaACAACGTTAAGTGCTCTCTCTACAGACGCTGGCTCATCGCGCGCCATCCGTGGCCCTCCAGATTTCGGTTGTGACAAAATGTTAGTGCCGATCATTTACAACAAGTATAATAAGTGGCTTTATCCATTCCTAAACAAGAGGTATGAAATTTCCTCAAAGAAGGAGTGCATAAGTTTCAAAAATTTGAATGCTTACTCTTCAAAACATCACTTTCCTCTCCCAAATAGTAAGGAGAGGAGTTCCAATACTTCTGTAACTTTGAGTGCCAAATTGCCAGTGTTGTCCTTTCAGTGACACTTGCCGCATTACCTAAGTTCTCAATTTCCTGCAAATGGTAGAAAGGTCAAAATTGTGTTAGCTGCAAATCGACTGACCAACCATAGCAAGCTAAATTAATAACATATTCAATCTTTCTTCTTAATTAACTTAAAGTAGCAAGAGATCTATCTATATCAAGCTTAATTGTTAATCTCAGCTGACAGGCTGACATTAATCAGTTCAGATTAAATCTGCCAAAAGAATTATGAGTCAGATTAACTCAACTAAACTACCAGTGGACATGACCTAAACATCCAGTAACCATAGGACACATTAATCAGACCTTACATCAAATTCTTCACTCGACTATAAAATATACCGTGTAATAGCAGAGCAGAAAGAATCTTCTTATGTCAAATCCACATGCACTATAGATCAATTGTTATTGTAGATCTGTCAAAATTAGTTAATAGGGGACCAAAGGTGCAACTAAAATGAATTTAACTGACAAGGAAAAAGGAAATTCATTGGGCTAAACAATTGTCCAATATATCAATGTGTAAAAGTTCAAACCATATTAATATGCAAATAATGTAGAAGGATACTTCTACAGTACTACAAAGGCTGCCATATTACACCCATTGATAGGCAATGAAGAAAACCTTTTTTACACTTGCATAGAAAGAGAGGAAATTTTGTCCATATCTTCTCCTAAAAGTGGTACTACAAAGTGCTGACCTGCCGGTACAGCGACCAATTTTGTATTCGTCCTTCTGATGCTATTGGAGCATAATACTCCATACGTATTAAGTGAAAATACAGACAAATTCTTCTAAGAATACAGCTTTTGAATGGTTGAAACTACATAAAAGCTACAAAAAAAGTCTATATTTTACATGCTTGTTTGATGAGAAATGATTAATTGACAAAACACGAGGACATACTGTTCAAATTGGGTGGGGGGATTATTTTAGCTCGTTAAAGGACTATAGAACTTTTATATTGTGATTTTGTTAGTAGTAATAATATATGATGCAACTCCTTAACTTTTCCATGAATTTATTCCAGGTATTCTGGATATTTATTTTGATGAAGGTATTCTAGATATTTATAATCACATTATGTACCTCAAACATCAAAACGGGCATTATGTGTCAGACATCTTTCTATTTATCATCATATAAACTCTCATAATTGGCTGAGTGCATTTTTGAGTAAAACATTATTGCAGGTGCTAAATCTCCTATGATTAACTTCAATACGAGAAAACATTCCTTTTTAAAACCTTTTTCCCATCCGTTTACAAAGTTCAGTCTCTATGTTAGCACGCATTTTACAGcttcaaaagttggaaaagtttactCATTTCCCAAGACCAATGTATTAGTAATCAACTATGCCTCAATCCTaaattagttgtgtatattaTATGATCCATACGGCTTTCTTACCGTGGTATACAAGATCATTCATTAAAGTTCAATATTTTATCTAACAGTTAACCTATCACAACCCTCGTCCATTAACCGAACTTGTGATCTCCTTAAGCAATGTACCATAATTCGTGTGAAGAATATCGCATAAATGAGCCAAAGGAGTTGACTTACAGGGAAAAGTTCAAATGGAACTTGCTTAGCTAGTCGCAAATTGCCACCTCCAAATCCACCACGCCCTCGACCTCGGTAGGCCATCAAATCGAACCGTCTATCAGGGCCTGTAGAAAAGAATAATTACGGTATTATCAAGGACGGCTCTAGGGTAAGGCAAGTGAAGCCTTTGCCTTAGACCCTAAATATTTAAGGCCCCAAAAATATGAAACACTAGgcttcgttttttttttttaagattaagacgtctgaatctgaatgCACGTCTGAATATTAAAACATGGTATGCAGATCTGAACACTGAATGATTAAGATTGTTTGTTTTTCAACATCCGAATACGTATTATATATTTCAAGATAAAAACATATACAATTCAAAAAAAAGTAATTAAATATTACATCAATTAGTGAAAATACTAACTtgaacaaaaaaaattattatttgagATAAATTGAAATATTATAAGATATAAATTAATATTTTATGTAAGATCCAATTGTTAAACTATTTAAACCATAAATGAAAATTATATATAATAACAACAATTGTAGTAACGAAATGtaaccaaaaaaatattttgaacgTAAGGTATTCATACAAGATATATGACTTTTAGGTTCATTtagtaatattattatttatattatcaAGTGTTAATTCAAATTAGTAAGATGTTAGCCATATGTTTGCAATGCATTACCTTGGATCTTGATGTAAAAAACTTTATTTGCTAAAACAAAGATTTGAGTAGTTTAATTCGAAGTTCTAGAATATTTCTTATGTTAAAAAGTAAATattctttgtttttttaaaaCCTTTTTTACACGGATTTTATACTTTTTTCTACAAAGTTCAAAGTGAAAATATTATTACGTATTTTACAACACTTTTTGGGGCCTCAAAATTTTTGGGGCCTAAAGCGATAGCCTCACCCTTGAGCCACCCATGAAGATAAGTTGTATATTTCTAAGCAAATAATCTGTTTGAAGATTGCAAAGATGTAGTAAATGGTATGATCTTAAACACAAAATAGGAAAAAAATTGAGGAAGTAAAGAAGCTATTCTTGAATAAACAAAAGAAAGCATGGTTCAATTATAAAACATGTAACATATGACGAATAATTCAAGAGCAATAGCACATAAATATTCAGAAAGCACTGAAATATAAATCTTACTTATGTATACATTATCCGAATTCTAGCCAAATATGAAACTATAGCGGCTCTAATTTCAACAACACAGAACTTCGTTATCCGAATTCTAGCCATAGCAAAGTTTGATTTTGGACGAGCTTCATAAACACTAATTACGGTTTATATTTCAACTAGAGAAATTGAATTTCAGTCACTAATATGCAAGTCTTGAAGAAAACGAAAGAACGTTCAAAAGGGACTATGTGAATctgcaaaagagaaaaaaaaacattgCTAACAATTTAGAAGATTTACGATTTAGAGAATCGGGATGTCAACAAAATCAAGAAAAATTACAGAACATTCAGAGATTCAATCAAACTAGAATATCCAAAAATGAGAACAAGACACAAATAAGAGGCAAGCAAAACCTTCTAGTTTAGCCCCTTCTCAAAAAGGGgtttttttaaaccctaaactcgaAACTGAAATTTACCATTAGAAAAGTGGAAACAAGATGGAGAATTCCAAGTATAATTTTCAAAATCTTACCCAGAAAAAGATTCGGCGGCTACTTGATCcttgaagagagagagaaaaggagCACCGAAAAAAGAGGCGTGTATTTTCGGTATTTTTAACCTCTGACCAGAATTAAGACTCAATTAAAGGTCTGACCGAATCAGACCCAATAAGACCTACTCagactttttaaaaataaaaataaaaatatacttAATGGGCTAAGATCTGATTCATTCAGATTCAGACctcattaagtgcaaacaaatgtgGCCTAATACTCCCTCCTAATTTATACGAATTCATTTGATTGagcatggagtttaagaaaaaataaagatttttttgAATTTATGGTCCTGAACAAGTTAAAAAGGAGCCCAGAGGACTTGTGTGGTTAAAAAAACTTTTCATTAAggatagaattgtaagtttaagctaaattgttaccaaatttagaaagaatttattctttttggaacggaccaaaaaggaaataggttcacataaactggaacagaggaaCTATATTATTATATAATATATACTCCATAATTTgtatttatataattattaataaaagaattCAAATTgtagtaatttttaaattttggtaGAGGTAGGACTAagtgacttaataaaataatttttttctctCACTAAATTAATGAACATATTTACCTTCTCATCATTCTATTTTTCTTCCTTTGTATAGtctttttttttatgtttatCACGATTTTACTTTCAAATTCTCTAAATTAGCTATTCTTTTTTGTCATATTTGATTGTTCTACATACTAGAAAGCAGATTTTTTTGTGTCTCATCTTTTTTAACTAAGATATCCCGAGACAAATATCACAAGGCTCAAAACACGATGGATAATGGGCTCACTCTTTTACCATTTTTACTTAAGGTAAGAATTCAATACCATAAGACGTGCGCCTAACCCATACATCTTGAGATGCGCTCTCACCACTAGATCAAAGTCATGTACGTTTTTTTGTGTTTCAATATTTATGGAGTTTATAAAAGAAGTTACAGGGTCTTTTAATATATTTTGGTTTTAAGCCACCAGTTCTGTTAAGCCGTCCCGCATTGATGATCAACAATTATTTATAGACTACTGCCCCACCATGAACGTGTTGTTCAACCAACTTTATTCACATTTAGTAACTGAATGACAAACTCAGTGCATTTAAtgttcttgttattgttgttttatcTTAATTGAGACTCTATAAATTTAATTGGGAATGTTAGGGGTGGACTAGTGACTCTAATAGGAGATTCGTAAAGCTCTGATTTAGGTCCGCAAAGTTTTTAATAAtgaatttcataattttatttcaaattaGACAATATTAATGttcataaaaaaattaaaaagtacaaaaTATTTGTAAAAAAGAAAGTAAGATGTCTACTcattaatagtaaaatatttttaaaactttaaattaaaCTGTTTAAATCTTCATATTAGTAAATATATTGTTTTCAACAATATGAAAGATAACATATTGCAAATACATGTCTAACATCTTATTTATTTAAATTACCCTTTTCTAGTATAAACAATAATAGTACTATGTGAAGTTAAAGACTTTATGtcatttaagaatatatatatactataaacAACAAGTATGAAAAAAAATGGCAAGACTAATTCTTTTGCATATATGTGTGTATACGTACTATATTAAAACTTGACTTTAGACCACTAATTTTATGAAGCCGCCCTTGGCCATTACCCAAAAAAACAGTAAACACACCACAAATCTTTTGTTGCTTAAATAATAGGATAAATGTTAGTAGCGGTATGCATGGTTCACTCTGACActgattttttctttaaaaaaagaaaaaatttaaaaaggaagaagaaaaaagcaACATATgtaaaccaaatcaaaccaattcaCCAATAATTGAAATGAACAAAGTTTTGTAACTACATCCTTATATTGACAGGCGTAGTAGATGAGAAAAtcagaatgaaaaaaaaaacaaagaagctcCCCAAAATTACTGCTATAATGCATTGAAAAGTTCATTCGCGAACAAACAACGACAATCTATAAACTATGAACCCAACGTAAACAAACATAGATAGCACAAAGCAAAAGTATAATGAGAAACTTACGCAGGAGTAGCAATTTCTGAGTTTCTACAAATAAAAAATTTCAGTGCGAGAATGATAGAGAAGGAGTCTGGTTGACGGACAAGAAGCGAGGGAACTATAACTCTATTTTCTACTTTTAAAGAGAAGTCACTAAACTCAGAACTTAAAAGAGTAGTCCTCTATGGGTCGTGAACTAAAAATGGGCTTGAGTTGCTAATTTTCACTCTAAGCCCATTACAAATCATCTTGTGCCCAACCCTTTTGCTAATAGCCGCCTACCAACCACTTAAAATAGCAAGTGGATATgcaatatatataaaatttacgaataatatatacatatatatataatcgtgtattattattatataatttATGTGTATTGGCTACAAAAGTTAACAGTAAATTTGATTGGCTAATTGTATAAAGATCTCCAAAAAGTTTGGTCATCCAATTGACGATTGAATAAAAGATAAACTTCGAGGAATTGACATTGTATAATAAGGCATTACTATAATTGGCATTTTATTGGCCTTAAATTTAGTTTAGCAGCCGAAGTCCAAAAGCTTTGGCATTAAATAGCCTAATCCCCAATAGACGATTTTATAATTCCCCGAATATCGATATATGGGGGATTCTTAAGATTATGTTGACGCTACACGCTTATACGATGTATTCATTCAAAATCGTAATTATCCAGTCGAACCTAATAAATACAATTGGAGTTTTTCTATACCAATTCTTTTCAAAGGTTGTTA
Proteins encoded in this window:
- the LOC104210704 gene encoding uncharacterized protein, with product MSKIEEIDPRVKAYLYNIGYHRWSRVHAKLNRTWTMTSNIAESLNAVTKYVRASTDYIHTVLDDVRRYILDELPCPHALAALRHRDESSEQYCSPYYTRENLLRTYEIPVNSLHDESKWNVPQHISEEVVNPPTGGKRHPGRPQK
- the LOC104210703 gene encoding uncharacterized protein isoform X1; this encodes MAYRGRGRGGFGGGNLRLAKQVPFELFPEIENLGNAASVTERTTLAIWHSKLQKYWNSSPYYLGEESDVLKKTKGMDIERFSDRKSERGKSKPPLSHFIRMDPAYVPAELAKGGREENRAAKRVRWNPESDMQKLDLLEKLDKKLEGDEEKKKDGEDEEDEQEEKIEEEEEEFSDDGDYNQNLYDYDDDEDDYNMNEDNNGLFGTLKLLDMPTSPVIEEYESIIITDSTPSFIEVG
- the LOC104210703 gene encoding uncharacterized protein isoform X2, whose product is MAYRGRGRGGFGGGNLRLAKQVPFELFPEIENLGNAASVTERTTLAIWHSKLQKYWNSSPYYLGEESDVLKKTKGMDIERFSDRKSERGKSKPPLSHFIRMDPAYVPAELAKGGREENRAAKRVRWNPESDMQKLDLLEKLDKKLEGDEEKKKDGEDEEDEQEEKIEEEEEEFSDDGDYNQNLYDYDDDEDDYNMNEDNNDEGMY